taagggcgacaaaTTAATGCACGACGAGTTTTATTATGAGCTCCACCGTGAGAACACGACTAATCtaatcactttgaggcacgacaagttaaaataattttgaaaacaattgagtaatcGTGTGTATTGcgtagttcataggtaaagtctaTGTTTGtgccatgtatatattaatactgtgtgatgtgtatatgattcatgaggtgtgataacatgttacttTGGGATTATGACATTATGATTAAGATTGGTTATATgcgataaattgagtatgtgttgaattgtaagatacatgtgtattgagatattgtaCGCATTAAATTGTACAATTACACAACTGTAAGACTCTTTAAGGGTGACAAGTTAATGCACGACGAGTTTTATGATGGactccactgtgggaacccgacgagtctAATTACTTTGAGGCGGGACGAGTTAAAATGACTTTGAAGACAATTGAGTgattgtgtgtattgcatagttcatagataaagtTTGTGTTTGtgccatgtatatattaatactgtgtgatgtgtatatgattcataagatgtgataacatgctactttgggattataacattgtgattgagattggtTATATGTGATAAATTAGGTATGTCttgaattgtaagatacatgtgtattgagatattgtatgcattgagttgtgagctatgaactgtacaatcacacaactgtaagactCTTTAAGGGAGACGAGTTAACGCGCAATGAGTTTTATAATGGGCTCCACTGTgagaacccgacgagttaaaatgattttgaaaacaattgagtagttgtgtgtattgcatagttcataggtagagtctgtgtgttaaaatgttttttgggtaggacctgaatcaggagggagagacctCAACAAACATctcagagtctaggccttgggggtaaatacactcggtttgatTGTTCCTTTAAGTATGTGTTAATCCTACATGATTGAatcattctcgcaaaacagcgtgACTCAGACTGGTCTCTCTATGATATCACCTAGTGAAAGTGACCTGACTTCCAGTGTGTGGTccgtcttgtcatgtactcctaggcaccctatgaggtttttcactgacatggtaccacaatGCTTAttggattgagtcttagtatatttgtGGCATAATGCctgtgtaatgatcattgtgacttgttaTGTGATGGTgtgtaataaattttgtaagtgTGAGAtgcaatattatatttaaaatatgttgtatTGAATATGTGATTAATCGTGAAGGCATGAAAtgtgatttgtgattaaattctAGGACTAGTGATGTTACGTGATGAATGTTGAAATGATAGAAATTGTGCCAAAGTTGAGCCTTGTTATATTTgtattattgttatatttatatcataCATGTATGCTTTTGTTTATCTCTATTTGTGGAGGAATGTGATGACTCAGTCCCCGTGTATTATTTGTGTTTATATTCTATGACGATCTTGAATCTTGTGTTCGTGGAAGTAGATGACTAGGTGGATTACTTTAAGGAATCTCATGCTGGAGGACGACGTGATACAATgctttgataggatgtgacattgggacacaagtttatgttttaattgcatgatattctgaatgttattttactttattttattctgctACTTAACTTTTGTTTATCTCTATTTGTGGAGGAATGTGATGACTCACTctccgtgtgttgtttgtgtttgaattCTGTAATGATCTCGAATCTTGTGTTCATGAGagtagatgactaggtgaattggtTTAAGGAATCTCATGCTGAAGGACGACGTGATATAATactttgataggatgtgacattatgACCCATGTTTCTGTTTTAATTGCATTATATTATGAATacgttatttaatttattttattctgtcACTTAACTTGTGTTCTTTTGTGAACTTGAACGACCTTATTATGAGTCGAAAATGTttctaataagttttatttggtaacacTAAAGTGAATGTGAACTTTTTACCTACATGAATTCacttatgattttattgaataaaattgattttaattatattccacattatatatatattttttttccatttatatGCATGGTGGAATAGAGAGTGTCACAATTTATGATAATTAgttcatttcaaaatatatatttattttagttattaatgTTACTATAATTAtgcattttgtaaattaaaagttaaaataaaagtattaatatttttgcaaaaaaataatataatattgtcATGTTATGTTTGCATAATATAATCACTTAGTTTTGTCtacccttttttctttttaattaaagtgACATTGCTAATTACAAATTTCTCAACCTTTTCATCATTTATCTTCTTTCAATCTTACCATAAACACCCAATTTTATCTAGTATCTTTCACTTTTGctacaatttcaaattttcatttgaaaaatatGTACATATTTCCCTTGTAAATATCCAAATTTGCACACCATTTATTTAATACCAAATTCATCATTTTGCATTAGATCAGTATGTTTTGTATTTACACCAAGAGTCATCAGCAACCACATAAGGGAACTTAACATCacactttaacccaaaacctCAAGGCTCAAGTTTATGGGTCTTCTTCTCATTTATATGGTGCTTAACTTTTCCACTTTTACTTGATATGAAACTTCACCTCACACATGTACTCCAACAAATGATACCCGCCGCTGCACCATGATGGCATGACTTTCCTCCCTTACCCGCGTCTGCACCATGATGGCATGACTTTCCTCCCTCATCTGCATCCTATCACAACATCACGAAGCCACTATGACGGCAATGCAactacatgttttcattttcctcTCACCGACCTTCCCTCCCGGCATGATGAGAACACCGCATAGTGTGAACCCCAGTAtagcttttgatttttcatgCTTATGAGACAAGCTGTGACAATTTGATGTaatccaaataataataataataataataataacaataataataataataataataataataataataaaaataaatttcaaataaaaagagataattAGGTGTGATCTTATTTTGGCCCTTGAAATTTACGTGAGCACACaagttgtgataattttttgtactcaaaattattttaaataatgatgataataatagtaataataatatctaAATAAGTATATttcaataatgataataatagtcTTGAATCATTAAAGATAACGGGTTAATAAGATGTGACATCCTTGATACTTTGAATCATAAATTGTGATAATTTGATGTCTCTAAAACAAGTATTTAAATCAACATTAACTTGCTTTAAGGAATTAATTTTGGTGTGATATCactattaattttaagatatatgAGTTGTGATAGTCCAtaaatcttaagaaaaaaaataacaataataacaaaataaaataaataaatacgtCAAGATGTAGGGTGTTAATATATTCCCGGTGTGTAGTAAACTCTCGAATCCAAATCTGATTTTCaaagattatttttgtttagaaatattttcacataaaatatTAGTAACAACTCCTTAACTCTTCAAAACATTAtggttttgtgtttttgttgtcCCATCTTGATCATCGTTACAAAACATGCtatgcaaattattttttaataatataattaaattaaaacatatacatAGAAGAAACACATCGTGATCTTGGTTACAacacatgcatatatatatatatatatatatatatatatatatatatatatatttgttgatCATAATtagcttaattattttaaatcaaaatatataattgttagcAATCATCTTACttactataattatatatttttatgaattaaaaaaacaaaaaatataaaatttcagtaatattattttaaaaaaattatatgatattgTGACCAAGTATTTATACAccatgaaaaatatattgttatattagtataattgataattgattgattttttttttaatttatatgtgtttttttttagatcCCACTCTTACATTAAATACAATCCTATTTAATCAAATAAGAtcattatacataatatttttttaaagtatttaacataattaaatatttaatactcgAATTTAACACTTTTGGTTAAACTGAAATAATTCTACATTGGTCTATGAAAATTAAAagtctaatataaaaataaaatgcaatatgtatataaaacagattaacaaaaataaaaacttaagataataaaaagtaaaataaaaataaaaatacaaaaaataatgttaaaaagataatttttagttaCTAATACTAAAATCAGTTTAATGtctatgataatataaaaaaattttacattattatcaaattatatttcatcttttaaattattttaagatatttttttattaaataaatatataaaataaaaccaaataaagaaaaaaaaatcattcctcgaaaaaaaaaaaagaaagaaaggaaagaagaagcgGGGGAGGAGAACTCAAAGAAACCCTAATGCGGTGCAGCGAGCAATATATATACATTTCTTAAACCCTTAAAccctaattattatttttttcatcgcATTCCACCTTTCTCTTCCTCCTCGCTCAAACTTCCCCTCTCTGCGCCGTTCCTCCCAAATGGATGCACCAATGGAGTTTTGGGGtaacttcttcttttctcttttctttttcgctTCGTATTCatcttttcctttcaatttcctTAATGATCGATTTCTCTTCATTTCGCGATATTTTACGGTATAGTCTTACTCCTTCATAATACTCGTTATTCTATTATTTCAATCTAGCAAAATTATTGTGCAAACAAAGGTCGTTAATCCGTGACTATGCGTCCGTGTGTTTCTTCTATGTACCGTTCTTTTAATACGTCTGATTGAAAATTTCGtttgcttatattttatttacggTTCGGTGAATTGATTTTTGATGTGGTGATATGTTGTCTTGGTTTGAAATTTAGGTGTTGAGGTTAAGGTTGGTCAGACCGTGACAGTTGACCCAATGGATCCTGTGGATTCATACATACACATATCTCAGGTTGCGCTCGGAGAGGCGAAAAAGGAGAAACCTAATGAGTCTGTGGTTTTGTATTTGAAAGTTGGTGAACAGAAGATTGTCTTGGGAACCCTTTCTAGGGATGGCATTCCTCATCTATCGTTGGATTTGGTTCTGGACTCCGATTCCGAGCTTTCCCACACTTCAAAAAGTGCCAGTGTCTTTTTCTGTGGGTACAGAGTACTAACGTATCCTTGATATCACATTCTTGATTTGTTGATATATACTGGTTTACTTTAACCCAAATTGTTGGCATAGCGGTGCAAGGTCTTGCTGCGTTCATCTGAGTGGGTATCATCTATTTAATGAGAGATTAGTTTTTTACCCAAATGCTTTTCTTTGGGCCAGTGGCAGCCATGAACAGCGAGCGAGATTAGTTTTTAATCCAGGGGATTGGGTCTATGACCCATGACCTAGGacccaaaaaatattgttttacttttttatagaaATGTTATGTTATGTGTTTGGCCTGAAAGTCATGGTTTTTTAACACTGTGGTTGCGGTTGCATTTGTGGCTACATAGACCCTATTGTGATGAAACTACACTTTTTTGTTTATAGGTTGATTGAATTTCTTTTAGTGATGGTTGTATGTGTGTAACAACATTGACATAAGGATTTTTACTAAACCTCGTTCAAATATCTTCTTGATCTTTCACTTTTTTCCCTTAACCTGATGTGTTCCTGTGGCACAAGTGGTGGCAACAATGCTTCTGATTTTTCTGGTGAGGATCAATTGTCTCTCTTGAACTTCttgttatcattatttttattcagtTATGCAAATGTTGTATATGATTTTGACAGATAGTGAAGAGGATGAGGAACTTGCATTGGAGGGTCAAGATAATGGTAGATACTTCCTCTTGATGTGAAATACATTGTTAGATGTGCATGTTACATGCGGGTaactaatagttatttttttctatgaaaACCTGAAATAAAAGATGAAGGTGCAAAGGTTACCAAACCTTCTAAACCTGTTCCCAAGATTGGTGCCCCAGCAAAAACAGCTGATCCTAAGAAAGACAAGGgtgatgattctgatgatgaatcGGATGATGATCTTGCTGGTGAAGATGAATTTGGAAGTTCCGATGAGGTATTTTAGTCACTCATGgtttaaatttcagttttatACAATATGTTCTACATTTGAGATGTCAAGATGCATTTTCTGTAATTTAATGTGCACACTTCAAAAGGTTTCTTTGTCACACTTTAATGTTTATGCAAGAGTGTTCTTGGTTTAAGTAAAACGTTGCATTTGTCTTTTATGCAAAGAATCTCTTGATTTTCCTTGCTGGTGTGAGGTTTCTTTTGAGGTAAATATTTTCCATCATTGATCATTGTAGATGGATGATGACAGCGATAGTGATGAGGAGAGTGATGAAGAGACCCCTGCTAAGAAGGTAATGATATTGCTGTTGTATTGTGTATTGTTTTGTTTGGTCACATATGTTAATGTCTTCTATATGATTGGTGAGTAGTGAGCAAACTTCACCAGCTCTTATATGTGACTTTATTTTGTGAAGGTGGATCAGGGCAAGAAGAGACCAAATGAGTCTGCAGCAAAAACTCCTGTTTCTGCCAAGAAAGCTAAAACTGCTACTCCTGAAAAGACTAGTGAGTGTATCTTCCATACATTCTTTTTATTCATGTCAGTTTTCCCAAGTTCTTCATTGTTCATAGACTAGTGTGTCATTGATGAATGTATTCGAATTCAGTTTGTATTATGCACACAAATTATACATTTTACTCTTTACTTGTCATTCTGTGTTTGAGTGACACTTGTAAATAAATgcttatataattgtttttgtttaatgCATTTTTCATGTTTATCTTTCCATTATGCAGTGGTAatattttgatcaaaatttGTTTGTAGATGGTAAGAAAAATGTACATGTAGCAACTCCCCATCCTTCGAAGAAAGGTGGAAAGACACCCAACAGTACAAAAGGCCAGTCTCCCAGTTCTGCTGGACAACTATCTTGCGCAAGTTGTAAAAAGTATGATTCTATTTTTGCAAATAGTAGCAAAAGTGATTTAAGTAAACCTTAAAGAATAGTTTTATTAAGTTACATTATGATTTATGACGGACTATTTTATGGTTTTGTCTAGGTCTTTCACCAACGAAGTCGGTCTGCAACAACATAAGAAGGCTAAGCATGGTGGTCAGTGAATATTGATACTGCATTTTATCGTACTCATGTAGTAATTTTCCCCTGTATTACAGTGAGTAGGTTCGGAAGGTTGGTAATTTATCCTCACTATTAGGCTAGTAAACGAAACTTCGaaattttgttttgatgttTGAGTCCCTATATATTGGAACTGctgcatttaaattttgttaatcaTTCAATGCTTAGAATATTGTGATGATGTTGGTgctttgctttttcttttgtgGCATTAAAATTCTCTTTCAAATCTGGCCGATGATGTTGTCTATTGCTACGAGCAAATGTATGGTATGACACTCTAAATGGAAAAAGCATAATGAGAATGGGGGTATTCTTTAACATTCCCTCTTGAATGTCAATGTGTAAAGCTACTGAAAATTTGAAGAACCTTTCTTgatattaagttttttatttcatttaattcattttttactgAAAAGTTTAAGAACCTTTCTGGATGAAGTCCGTATCTTTTTCAAAACTTAATCGCTCTTTCCAGAGATTTAGAGCTATTTTCTTCGTGATGCTATTTTTAatggatgatttttttaaagaactgAAACAAAGCAGTGTCGTGTTTGCATTTATCTTCCAAATTTTCAAAGAATATAATAACGTTAGTTTGTatgtattttgtgttttttaactgattattatttttaatgtcaaCAGATAAAAAACCGAAATTATCATGTTAAAAACGTTTGAATGGTTTTTCATTTGAATAAAACAAAAGTATTAACCTTGTCTACAACGTGGATGTTTAAGGTTAAATGAGTTGAAGTTAAGTAATgttttcagcaaaaaaaaaatgaatgttgtttaataagttttttaatagtAACTAGTGACTTTACAGTGCAAATCAGCCCCATTTGTTATTAACATAATCAAAGGAGTGCACTTTCTCTTGATAGGACCCATAAGCAATGTGTAAGGCCCGCTGTTTTACCTTCCAAAGACAGTAGCTGAGGAATACCTAAGCATACACTTCCATAAAAGTCATGGAGATTTTAGAATCCTTTGAAGGTGTTGACAAATGAAATGTGCTTCATAAGTAAAATTCTCTCGATATGCAAGATTTTAACAGCTCACATATAATCAATTTTCAGACGATTAAAAAAGttacacttcaagattcaaattAGGTTAATTTTTGTAACACGTTTCCTTTGTCCACCATAGATGCCTCCTAACGTTGCATTTCCTAAAACGGTATCAACACAAACCTGTCCCAAAATCTGCAATTGCAAGCAACAAAGAAACAAGAGACGTTtaaacaaatcaaacaaaatattttattgaattcaCAATGATCAGAGATATATGGCTTTTGAAGTGGGAAAACATTTAATAGAGTTTATGACGTGATAAAGAGAGAAATTTAGAGAAATAAGAGATGTTGGTGGTGTgtttaaaatgaaaagtaatTTATGCATCATTATTTTTTGAAGTATAAATTTTACCCATCAGATGGTACATCCTAGAGCATTATGAGTAAAAAAAGAACCACTTAATTATcagtcatttttattttgtatggaGAAGAAATAGATGATGCACTGAATTTCAAGATAACTAACTGCCAATACACGTAACTGAGGATATTTATATTAGAAGTAGCTGCTTTGTTTGTTGTTACagctaatttatcatatattttcttcattacaAGTTTCTTGAACTGGtgagaaattttgaaataaataccTAGAAGTAGAAGAATGAAATCTCTAAAATCAAACAACTattgatattaaattttttaattaagctgATATATTTTCTCCCTTAGGTTTAAAAGTTGAAACGCTACTTGTTATTATTCAACAATATAAAAGGAAGGCCGAGGGATGCATGCCAACAAAAAGAGATGGTCTCTTTACCTTCACGTTGGCATCAGCAAATCGATAGGAATACCATAGGCAAAAATAAATGTGCAACGAAGGAATGGTTAGAACTCTTCACAATCATGGTTAGCggaataaaaaaagggaaaaaaatgtgCCTAGTATTTGGAGTTAGGACTGAAatggatgaattaaaaataGTCAATTAATCTATTTAGCGTCTTGCTAActattaggaaaaaaatattaaaatcacaggttaggaaaaaatatttattgtaaaaattacaggggagaatgtaaaaaacattatgaataatatattttaataaaaatctttcttttttaattgctTAACTAAATACTCTAATTACATTGGTTATCCTTTGTCAtctattaataatttatcaaaaccaCTCAATCAGAATGAAAGATGAGAAAAAGAGAGTGAAAGATATATACCGTCAGTAATGTtacaaaaaacgaaaataaatataaaaaacagaTGTAAGAAAAAGAGATTACGAGAAACTGATCACATTCTAATAAATGGctgattaaatatttaaagttgggctaataattaatttttttgacaaaagcaaactcaagaaggaaTTTCATTAACAATCACTAATCAGTTGAACAATACAATGTGGAACATGATTGAAAACTTCGAGACTTGTTGGTgtgaagttaaaaatatataacataaaaaagcAGCATATGGGTTACGTGATGAagacatagtttttttttttttttttttttacgcagAAGGTTTAAAACGTTGTAAATTGTGTGTAAAACAAACGTCGAAATAGCTCTCGTCCAGATAGAAAATAGGAAATCTCCgttgaaaataaaatgactatagttaaatatataaaaaacaccCTGCATTTTACATTCAGCTGGTTTGCCCGAGAGGTTAAGGGGGAAGACTTAAGATCTTCTGCACATAAGTGCGCGTGGGTTCGAACCCCACAGCCAGcaagtttttaaatttctttctttattttcattttttgttttggaaagTTTTTAGAGCGGGAAGCTCATCTCATAGCCCAAATTTAACTAGTTTCATTTGGGCCACAAAGCTCTTGCAAAAGAGGCAAAGCAATGCGTTGCTAAGCTGCAACACTCGAGATTTTTGCACATTTCAAAAGTATTGCACCACTCTTTTAAAATCGTAAAAACATTGCATAATaggtaatacaatttttttagtgtGTAATAATAGATTAGTAAATAACCCAAAAGGTCCGACAATGTTGATAGATTGTTAGCTTCTTTAATCATGTTGTTAGGGGTTTGATCTCCTAATCGTGTGTATGGTAAAAATTTTGTTGAGAAAGACAAAACTTATTTCAATAATCTCTATGTTTCGAGGGTTAGtcttaaaaaataacaacaaatcaTTAGTATGCACTTAGAAAATAACTAAATGACAAGTTTGTTATATAGCATTAGTCTTAGAGATTTAGTTTTAAATCGTAATGCATATTTGAGGACAAGTAAACGCTAAAAATGTATTATGATATAGGAGGATTTTGACTAAATTAGTGATTTGGAGTAATATAACTCCCAGTAGAAAATTTTTTGCCATCCTTGATCATTTTGCCTAGTCTGAATCTAATCTGGtagattaaacaaaaaaaataaaatatgatgttGTAACCATAGATTTCAAAATTCTTTGTTGGTATTTTAACAacttcataatttattatatatacacataatttttttttatca
The nucleotide sequence above comes from Glycine soja cultivar W05 chromosome 11, ASM419377v2, whole genome shotgun sequence. Encoded proteins:
- the LOC114373543 gene encoding histone deacetylase HDT1-like, with product MDAPMEFWGVEVKVGQTVTVDPMDPVDSYIHISQVALGEAKKEKPNESVVLYLKVGEQKIVLGTLSRDGIPHLSLDLVLDSDSELSHTSKSASVFFCGYRVLTGGNNASDFSDSEEDEELALEGQDNDEGAKVTKPSKPVPKIGAPAKTADPKKDKGDDSDDESDDDLAGEDEFGSSDEMDDDSDSDEESDEETPAKKVDQGKKRPNESAAKTPVSAKKAKTATPEKTNGKKNVHVATPHPSKKGGKTPNSTKGQSPSSAGQLSCASCKKSFTNEVGLQQHKKAKHGGQ